The genomic window AGAGGATATCGTGTCTACCAACGTTATCTGAAAAGCATGGAGAAAAATATTAAACGAAACTTCGCTTCTCGAATAACCTACTACTTCCTTGTTTCTATTCGGATTATACGTTTTCTCCTACACGAGTTGCTTACATTTGGCAAAACCCTTCGTTCCTTGAAGAACAAAGAAACCCAAAGACTTCTGGCCATTGACTATGACCAGATTGCTGAACTCTACCTAGCCAACACTGAAATCATCATCGAAAGTTTGGAAAACCTTAAAGGGATTTATAAAAGTTCTCTGATCAGCTTCATGCAGGAATCTCGTCTCCGTGAAACCAGTCATATTACGAGTGGCGCCTTTGTGGAACGGGTTATCAATCGTATCAAACCCAATAACATCGCTGAAATGCTTAGAGGTTACTACCTTGAACGTAAGTGTATCTTTGAATACGAAGCTCAAAAACTCATCTCAGCTCAGTATGCCAAAAAGCTACGCCAAAATGTCAATAATTTAGAAACCTATTCCTTAAAAGAATCTGCTAATACCTTACCTTACGATATGATGGAATTAGTTCGAAGAAATTAAAGTCTATACAAAACAAGAAAAACTGGAGGTTTGTGAAATGAAAAAGTTGTGGAAACAGCTGAACGATAGACCATTATTAAAAGCTTTTTTACACTACTATCAAGCCTCTGATAGCGAGCTAACCAGCGTTGCTGTTGCCTACTATTGGTTGATTTCAATCTTCCCTTTACTCATGATAGTGGTCAATATCTTACCCTACTTTCAAATTCCCATCTCAAACTTTCTATTAACCATCAAGGAATTTTTACCAGATACAATCTATGAAGTTGTTGCAAAGATTGTCAGAGAAGTTCTGACTCAACCATCGACAGGTTTACTGAGTTTTGCTATCTTATCAGCTCTTTGGACTTTCTCCAAATCCATGAATTTTCTTCAAAAGGCTTTTAATAAAGCCTATGGAATCGCAAAAAATAGAGGAATTATCTCACATCAGATGATGAGCCTCTTAGTTAGCTTTGGACTTCAAATTCTCTTTGCGCTTGCATTATTCCTTAGTATGTTTGGCCATATGTTATTGGACCTGCTTAAAAACTACTGGAAATCCGAGAGTGCTCTGTTTTCTTATCTACAAGATTTTACAGGACCGCTGATC from Streptococcus sp. oral taxon 061 includes these protein-coding regions:
- a CDS encoding YihY/virulence factor BrkB family protein; the encoded protein is MKKLWKQLNDRPLLKAFLHYYQASDSELTSVAVAYYWLISIFPLLMIVVNILPYFQIPISNFLLTIKEFLPDTIYEVVAKIVREVLTQPSTGLLSFAILSALWTFSKSMNFLQKAFNKAYGIAKNRGIISHQMMSLLVSFGLQILFALALFLSMFGHMLLDLLKNYWKSESALFSYLQDFTGPLIYAFLFATVIMLYYFLPNVKVSKIRYVIPGSLFVLVTTIALLNIFAAYFNNYVNYLVDVRFFSSIVVVVMMFWFIIIAKILIIGAVINASVQSLKDPDFKANQ